The following proteins are co-located in the Ensifer sp. WSM1721 genome:
- a CDS encoding chemotaxis response regulator protein-glutamate methylesterase, giving the protein MSAPARVLVVDDSATMRGLISAVLNADPDVTVVGQAADALEARQAIKQLDPDVVTLDIEMPNMNGLEFLDKIMRLRPMPVIMVSTLTHKGAEATIAALEIGAFDCVGKPHPGDPNPFGGLVEKVKAAARSQRKAMITGNRSAAPAAPAVSDYRAGRKIIAIGASTGGVEALIAVLQKFPANCPPTVITQHMPHTFTRSFAERLNRLCAPTVQEATDGARLEIGKIYLAPGGERHLMVTNAAASCCRLVDREPVNGHRPSVDVLFDSVAEVAGRNAIGVILTGMGRDGASGLLKMRHSGARTFGQSEKSCVVYGMPRVAYELGAVETQLPLGSIGEEILKTAAARKEGSE; this is encoded by the coding sequence GCTCAATGCCGATCCGGACGTGACGGTCGTCGGTCAGGCGGCCGACGCCCTCGAGGCTCGCCAGGCGATCAAACAGCTCGACCCCGATGTCGTGACGCTCGATATCGAGATGCCGAACATGAACGGCCTTGAGTTCCTCGATAAGATCATGCGGCTGAGGCCCATGCCGGTCATCATGGTCTCGACGCTCACTCACAAGGGTGCGGAAGCGACGATCGCCGCGCTCGAGATCGGTGCCTTCGATTGCGTCGGCAAGCCGCATCCGGGAGACCCCAATCCGTTCGGCGGCCTGGTCGAGAAGGTCAAGGCGGCGGCGCGGTCGCAGCGAAAGGCGATGATCACCGGCAACAGGAGTGCCGCACCAGCCGCGCCCGCGGTTTCCGACTATAGGGCAGGGCGCAAGATCATCGCCATCGGCGCCTCGACCGGCGGCGTCGAAGCCTTGATCGCAGTGCTGCAGAAATTTCCGGCCAATTGCCCGCCGACGGTGATTACCCAGCACATGCCGCACACCTTCACCAGGAGCTTTGCCGAAAGGCTGAATCGGCTCTGCGCCCCCACCGTCCAGGAGGCGACCGATGGCGCGCGGCTGGAGATCGGCAAGATCTACCTGGCGCCCGGTGGCGAACGGCATCTGATGGTCACCAACGCCGCCGCGTCCTGCTGCCGGCTTGTCGACCGCGAACCCGTCAACGGACATCGCCCGTCGGTCGACGTCCTGTTCGACTCGGTTGCCGAAGTGGCGGGGCGTAACGCCATCGGCGTCATCTTGACCGGCATGGGCCGCGACGGCGCGTCCGGCCTGCTTAAGATGAGGCATTCCGGAGCGCGCACCTTCGGCCAGAGCGAGAAAAGCTGCGTCGTCTACGGCATGCCGAGGGTCGCCTATGAATTGGGCGCGGTCGAAACACAGCTCCCCCTCGGATCGATCGGGGAGGAAATATTGAAGACGGCGGCAGCGCGAAAAGAAGGAAGCGAATAA
- the cheD gene encoding chemoreceptor glutamine deamidase CheD: protein MIMENAGKRVHVIQGEFKVVNDPDIVLSTILGSCVAACMRDPVAGVGGMNHFLLPGSAASPGGDATRYGVHLMELLINGLLKQGARRDRLEAKIFGGARTIARFSNVGEQNAAFARQFLMDEGIRIVGESTGGEHGRKLEYWPSSGRARQYALTGVEAQRAIQMDQRPVPVPKPAESSIEFF from the coding sequence ATGATCATGGAGAATGCCGGCAAGCGCGTGCATGTCATTCAGGGCGAGTTCAAGGTCGTCAACGATCCGGATATCGTTCTTTCGACCATTCTCGGCTCCTGTGTGGCCGCCTGCATGCGCGATCCCGTCGCGGGCGTCGGCGGCATGAACCACTTCCTGTTGCCGGGCTCGGCGGCGTCGCCAGGCGGCGATGCCACGCGTTACGGCGTCCATCTCATGGAGCTGCTCATCAACGGTCTTTTGAAGCAGGGCGCGCGTCGCGACCGGCTGGAGGCGAAGATCTTCGGCGGCGCCAGGACGATCGCGCGTTTCTCGAATGTCGGGGAGCAGAATGCCGCCTTTGCGCGCCAGTTCCTGATGGATGAGGGCATCCGCATCGTCGGCGAAAGCACCGGCGGCGAGCATGGGCGCAAGCTCGAATACTGGCCTTCCTCGGGGCGCGCGCGCCAATATGCGCTCACGGGCGTGGAAGCCCAGCGCGCGATCCAGATGGATCAGCGGCCTGTGCCCGTGCCGAAGCCCGCGGAAAGTTCGATCGAATTCTTTTG
- a CDS encoding response regulator, with the protein MSIAEKIKVLIVDDQVTSRLLLGDALQQLGFKQITAAGDGEQGMKIMAQNPHHLVISDFNMPKMDGLGLLQAVRANPATKKAAFIILTAQGDRALVQKAAALGANNVLAKPFTIEKMKAAIEAVFGALK; encoded by the coding sequence ATGTCCATCGCCGAAAAGATAAAAGTTCTGATCGTCGACGATCAGGTCACGAGCCGCTTGCTCCTGGGTGACGCCCTGCAGCAGCTAGGCTTCAAGCAGATCACCGCCGCCGGTGACGGTGAGCAGGGTATGAAGATCATGGCGCAGAACCCGCACCATCTGGTCATCTCGGATTTCAACATGCCGAAGATGGACGGCCTCGGCCTGTTGCAGGCGGTGCGCGCGAACCCGGCCACCAAGAAAGCGGCCTTCATCATCCTGACCGCCCAGGGCGATCGCGCGCTGGTGCAGAAGGCGGCCGCGCTCGGTGCCAATAATGTTCTCGCCAAGCCATTCACGATCGAAAAGATGAAGGCGGCGATCGAAGCCGTGTTCGGAGCGCTGAAATGA